The genomic region TCAACAGATTTAATTTCAATCATATCTATCATTTTAGATTCCTCATTTATAATTGCCATTGTTGCCTCTATCATTTGCCTTACATCAGACAGATCATCATATTCGTGATACAATGATTTCGCAATTTTGTTTGTCTGTCCCAATGGAAGAATACCAATAGGGCATTGTTTAACTGAATTAAGATTACAATCATACTTTCTTACTAATCCAGTTAGAACATCAGATAAAGTACCATCTCCCCCTGCAACTATTATGGCATCAGTAGGTACATCCAAGTTCATTATAATTTTACGAGCATCGTTTTGTGTTTCAGTTTGAATTATAGTTACAACAATTCCAGCCAAATGCAGGAGCGGTTCAcaataattttgaaacaatttttttGCCTTCCTATAAACATTAATATCAATTAATccataattaaaatattagCAAAATTGTAATGAGCAAATAGAATATAGCCAAACCCTTTTTTAGCAACTGGATTTAGAATAATGGTAACATGACGAGGTTTCACATTTGTTGGAAGAGGAAGATCACCATATTGTGATGCATTCTCACAATACTGTCTCATTAATTGATTGGTGCTAAAAGTAACAATATATTTAATaccagtaaaagtaaaaatatgaGTTCATATTTATTCATATTAAAAAGTAATAAAATTATTCATATAATTCAAATTTTTATCTTACTCGTATACTTCTTTACTATATGAAGTTCCATATGATAAACCTACAACTCCTACAAGTGATTTTTTCCAATTATTTCGTATAGTTCGAAAAAAATTAAACATTTTCGCCATGTTTACTACACTTCTATGCGTGTACTTAATAGAATAAACTTTGTAAACCTTCAATTTGAGTAAAAAGTTTTCAAAATCgtgaaaatattataaaaccaAATTGATTTATAGTGCCAGAAATTGTTCATCGTGAAGCGAAAACAAATCAATTATTTAAACTTAGATGTGTGGTTAGGTTAGATTACCCAAGCAACACAACGCATcatataacacttcaaaaaacaTCAGCGTATTACGGTGACGTCCCCCAGGTTCTGTAACGCCACAGGGGTATCACCAGGGTTACACGTATATAAATGCACCAGATCAGCACGCGGTGCTGTTCAATGCTGTTAGAAGAAAGAGTGAGGAGGAACATCAGAGCTCCTCTCTTGGAGGAGTGCTGAAACTGCTTgggcattagtttcagtactttccgtAGAGATGGCACTAGTAGTTtttgagtagtttacttcgctgtcgataattatgtgcgaccagtttgagcacttttcacagagatggcgccactggtTCTTGAGTGGGGTCGGTATCGTTTGTCTCTTTCttccttatagctttcttatatatctttctctttcgtacctctaaagcgggaaatataaaataaattacaataaaactattgaaatatacatcccgACGACAGAAttttgtcacagtaagagcactgtgataTTTGTTACTCGTGATGCCTTTTCTGTAGAAGGTGTTAAAATTACTCGGGGATTAGTTTTGTTCATTAATATTTTTACATAGAGAAAAGATTGTTATTTGTAATTTTACCAAGTTATTGATACAATAcgaatagaatataatatttatttcattttttaatacgtataatgaaaaataaaaaagtatGATGAAAATATTAGTATTTTTAAATACATGTATATTTTTCAGAATATACCAATAGAATGAGCAAGACCTGCATACATATACAATGTTGCGATGCCCATAATAAAAGTAGTGATAGCTTTAACAATAAGAGTTGACCATGGGCCAGTTAAGAAAAATACAACAAGAAAATCTAAAATAAGTGATCTGTAGACTGTAAGTATAAGCATGCTAACTACAACAGGAACTAAACTTCTTTTTAAGTCATGCCTTGACCATAACCATACAAGTGTTGCTGTGGTTATGTGTTGTACCTGTACACAAGAAAAATCAAGTTTCTAATTGAAAGTTTTCGCGTACTATATATTATCTATACTCACTAAATTAATATTGGATTCAAGACTCTTCTGAATATATTTCCAATCAAATTCTGCTCCTCTCGCTCCTACCCATAGCAACAGAAATCTAGTAAGCAATACTTCGGCCGCTGCCCACCCAACTCCAGCAGTTAAAACTTTTGCGTGTCCTTTACCGGGAATACTATTTAATACTAACAGTATTCCTACTAAGTCAGCTAAGTCTATCGAAGACTTTAGAAATTCCTGCAATGTATATTCTCTATTAATAAATAACATTTGTTTCGTCGATTAAGAATATGTATACATACCCCAATTATATCAAAGTCTTCATCTCCAACATTGTCCGTTGTTGGGAAAAATGTTGCAAGTGCCAGCATTTTTACTAATtgtgtaaatatataaataccACCAGCTTGAATACATTTCCAAAATGCTCCATATTCGGACCTGGAAATTTGTATGTAAATTTTTATACACTTTACACTATgatataagatgtattatgacttAAAACATGGTTAACATTAACGATTCAACAATCACATATACTTCTGTAAGTGATATGAAATGAAATTTGAAGGACAATTGTAAGATTAATCAGA from Xylocopa sonorina isolate GNS202 chromosome 2, iyXylSono1_principal, whole genome shotgun sequence harbors:
- the LOC143433304 gene encoding BOS complex subunit TMEM147, with protein sequence MTLYHFGNCLALVYVPYYLTYKYSGLSEYGAFWKCIQAGGIYIFTQLVKMLALATFFPTTDNVGDEDFDIIGEFLKSSIDLADLVGILLVLNSIPGKGHAKVLTAGVGWAAAEVLLTRFLLLWVGARGAEFDWKYIQKSLESNINLVQHITTATLVWLWSRHDLKRSLVPVVVSMLILTVYRSLILDFLVVFFLTGPWSTLIVKAITTFIMGIATLYMYAGLAHSIGIF